The window GAATTTTAACAGATTTCTTCCCCTTTTAAAATTGTAAAGCACTCTAAGCTTCATTTTATGTATGATAGGTGCTATTTGAACATAATTATATTTAACTATTATCTGTTTGGGTCCATGTTAAATTTGGGAATAAGGTTGAAAACGTCTAAACtaacaaacaaactaaaaagTTTAcacttttttgtaattttgaaaATTGTGGCCTTGAATTAAAGAAGGTGTCAGCTCTTGTGgatgtttcatgttttatgatGATTGATATGATTtataatttaaaatataatgGATCAAACATAAATAGTCACAAATCTGAAATCAAGACTTTAATGTTTTCAATTTTACGTGATTATGTGGACAGGCACATTTTTGAGATACACTTGTAGTAATTTatccatttattgttttttctctctctctctcgctcgctctctttttttttaatgttcatagGGGCCAATGTCCACAGGATGGTAAAAGCCCCTGGAGGCTTTTTCACCAATAAAGAAATTGAACAGGTAACCATCAAGTTTCCAAAGATGCCCAAAACTGTGAAGCATTTACCAGAACACGGGGAATCTTTAACTCCTCCATGCTTCTCTTTGTAGGCCGTAGAAAAACACAAGCCGGTCCTGTTTTTCCTCACACATGGAGAATCTTCTGCTGGTCTCTGTCACCCAATGGATGGCGTTGGAGACATCTGCAGAAAGTGAGCGCCCGATCCTATACATGTCTCAAATCATGCCTGAAAGAAATGtatcaaaaaatatatattctatGTCCAATTTCTCCCTGCAGACATAACTGCCTCCTTCTGGTTGACACAGTTGCTTCTCTTGGAGCAGCACCAATTTTTATGGACAAACAAAGTGAGGCAATGATGAAAGATTAACATCTTCATTTCACCCCCAGTGACTGTGAATGATTTATTCCGCCTCTTGTTGTGTTCCCAGATATCGACATCCTGTACACTGGCTCCCAGAAGGCTCTGAATGCACCTCCTGGCACGGCACCCATCTCCTTTAACGACAGAGCATGGTGAGAACAGACTCGGAGCTGTGTTTCCACGTTTCCACAGACACATTCTGAAGCGGCGAAATGTTCGTTCTCGCACGCAGCCAAAAGATGTTTAACAGGAAGACAAAGCCAGTGTCCTACCTCTTCGATATGACACATCTGTCCAACTACTGGGGCTGCGATGGTCAACCAGCCAGAATGTAAGCTCAGGAAATTGTAGTTCATGTTTGTGATTCTCAGACAAATGTGTTAATCATCAAATACTACAAGTGATCTGAAAATATATACAAAGCAGTGTGCAATTTTTCTGATTTACTGATGTGTGCTCTTCTTTTAGATATCACCACACAGGTCCAGTGTCTGGATTCTTTGCTCTGAGAGAAAGTCTGGCAATTCTTTCTGAGAGGGTAACAAGAAATACTGTAACTCCTCTGTCATTAGGCATGATTGAAAATTCAAATTTGGTTGACTTTATTTGTTTAGAATGCTTTCAAACTGACTATCCTCACAGTAGATAAGCTAtgttttttatgtatataaTTACAGTGACTTCACTCCTTGAAATCATCAATTGTGCAGGATGAGGAAAGATATCTCATGAAGAGAATCTGTTGGCCTGAGCTTGGTGAATGTTTGTCTCCCTCTAGGGGCTGGAGGCGTCctggaagaaacacaaagaggtGGCGGCCTATCTGTACAGAGGCCTGGAAGACCTGGGCCTCAAGCTCTTCATCCCTGAAAGGGTGGGGCGGGCACACAGCACGGATGATTTTACATATGCAGAAGCAAAGTATTTGCGCTGCTTGGTTCTGACTCCGGTCTTTTTCTATTTGTCCCTCAGGATTTGAGGCTTCCCTCCGTCACCACCATTGCAATTCCTGAGGGTTATGAGTGGAGGGAGCTGCTGGCCTACATGATGAAACACCACCAGATGGAGATGACAGGGGGACTGGGTCCTTCCATTGGCATGGTCAGTCAATACAGAGATTCATTTGTCTTAAATCAACACTCGAAAAACAATAACAGGTCATAGTTTAcattaacttgaaaaaaaaaaaggaaggtgaCATTGTTGTGACCTGAGCTGACTCTCATGGGGCAGACCGGTTATAATAAGAGCTGTCTCGTCGGTTTGGTGTTCAGTTCTCTGAATCATCCTGCTGACTCACTGCAGGCACTGTTCTAATGCACTGCGCTTTATTTTCCACCTCTCTCTTAATTAGGTGATCAGGATTGGATTGATGGGATACAACTGTGAGAAGACTAATGCTGACATGGCACTGCACGCCCTGGCAGACGCTCTGAAGAACTGCAAAAAGAGCAGGGCTTAAGAGCCCTCATCCCCCACCCACTGACTGTGTACTCGCTCATTAGGGAATAAAAGAAGGAACATTTATTGTCTCCACCTGCGGGACAGTCGGAACAATACACACATTTCAGATCATACCGTTTCTGTACCTTTTGACTGCAGAGATTTTAGAAAACATACACTAAGTGcctttcttccaaaaaaaaaaaaggttatatATGGTTATGATGAGTGCACTGAAGATTTCATTAAAGTGTGCTTTATTTTATCAAGTATGTCTCCTGCATCTGAGTTAAGGACATTGATTCATTTAACATGTACTTCAGGTGAATGTATTTTAAACTCTTACCCAGAAAACAACCCTTATTACTGAAAGTGACTGACTTGATGAAATGCAACCCTACTTCTAGAAAGCCTGGGACAttgcagaaaatgtaaaatgatcTGCACTGAGCCAAGGGGGATATTCATTCTTTCAtctcctttgtgttttattgtgaagttaTCTTTATTTTGTAGTCAAGCATTCCAGTATTCGAAATACTGAATGAAAAGTTCAGAATTCCTTCATTTGGGCTCGAAAGGGTGAGGTGACcccgcagtgcatgctggggtTCGCGGGCTGCTGGAAAGTTTGCACATCAGTCCTGGTTTAAGCCTCCGTGACACGTTAGAGGTCAAAACAGGCCTCAGCCTCTCAACGCCTCACACCACCCTGAAGGGACCTTACAAGGACAGTTCAACTGATCTCTCTCATCGACTGATTAATATCACCCAAGAGAGCAATGAGTCTCCACATAGCTTTCTCTTCAGGGCGATCAAGCTGCAGGAGAGACTTCTAGCATCTTCCAAAGAACCAGGCACAGCGATGAACTGATCCAAAAGAGGTTTCTGTGAGCCGTTGGTAGCAGTTTAATCAGTGACAATGTATCAGTTAAAAAGCTGTCTGGATGATCCGTCCATCGCCTGTTTGTGACACA of the Salarias fasciatus chromosome 18, fSalaFa1.1, whole genome shotgun sequence genome contains:
- the agxtb gene encoding alanine--glyoxylate and serine--pyruvate aminotransferase b encodes the protein MQRALFSRSALLAQQAAAAAAALDGPLAARGAPMLQRLDRSMSSVTVPPPSCLLRPLEAPLRYLFGPGPSNVPPRVLAAQGRPIIGHLHPEMYEIMNDIKKGVQYIFQTENNMTIVMSGSGHAAMECAVFNTVEPGESVLVAINGIWGERVAEIAERMGANVHRMVKAPGGFFTNKEIEQAVEKHKPVLFFLTHGESSAGLCHPMDGVGDICRKHNCLLLVDTVASLGAAPIFMDKQNIDILYTGSQKALNAPPGTAPISFNDRACQKMFNRKTKPVSYLFDMTHLSNYWGCDGQPARIYHHTGPVSGFFALRESLAILSERGLEASWKKHKEVAAYLYRGLEDLGLKLFIPERDLRLPSVTTIAIPEGYEWRELLAYMMKHHQMEMTGGLGPSIGMVIRIGLMGYNCEKTNADMALHALADALKNCKKSRA